In the Ricinus communis isolate WT05 ecotype wild-type chromosome 3, ASM1957865v1, whole genome shotgun sequence genome, TCAAGAGGTTGATATGATTATTGAGTTTCTGATATGGTATGATCTGAGAATCCTAATTGCCCTGAATATTTGCAGCTGacaaaacaaccaaaaaaagaaacagcagtttagatatttttagctTTCTCTCAAAGAATGTAACCAACTTAACCGTCAACCAAGGgattttactatattaaaaagaagCCAATGCTGTCAAAATTTGCAACTCTGCCTCCTCGCCtattcttcttttcattcCATTCCTAAATACATGCACATTTGATCTGTTTTCTTGATGTCAATAAACCAGAaagtatttcttttctttttctccatttttcCTAAATCTTGATTCTTGTTGCAGCCCACCAAAGTTAAataacaaatagaaaaaggaaaaaaaaaattagataaaattgattagagaaatttgaagagaagaaaagaaaattattctTGGGTTTAATCAGTTATGGGAAGAAGAGTCCCTTTAGCTGATGATCTATCAATATCTTTGCATCAAacagtttctttttctcttcttcttgcaGGTATGGCCGCTGCAATTGCAATATCTACAACTTTATGTGGTGTTCGATTTCGGAGAAGATCAGCATCACAGTCAAAATCATCAGAATCTTCACCTTCATCTAAACCAGCAGAGAATTTGAATATAACTACTTCATTACCGTCTCCGTCTCCATCACGGTCACCGCTAAAAATAAAGATCGAAAAAGCAATGGCCGCAGCGTCCCGACAACATcaaaaacaacaacaacaaccacAGCAACAAGACGCAGTAGAGTCCGAATGTGGAAAAGAGAAACAGAaagaagagtttgaaataaagGAACTCCCATTACCACcgtcaaagcaattaaaagaGACATTTTCTTGCAAGAATTTGTTAACAAAGTCTGCTTCCACGAGAAATCTAGTCAGGAATATGAGCATTAAAATTCCAAGAAGTATGTCTATGGCAAGGAAAGATCAGCAGgaagataaaatttatcacaaaaagaaagggaagttGAAACATGAGGATTCGATATGGATGAAgacaattatattaggagaaaaATGTAAAGTACCAGATGAAGATCAAGATGCTGCAATTTATGATTCCAAAGGAAACAGAATAACAACATATCATCCAAAGACTCCGAGATCCTTACCGGTGTCTAGGCAGAATTCTTTCATTGAGCCAAGTGCAATTCCTTCCCAAGATAGTGAAAAACGAGAGTGACAATAAAAAGATCAGGGAGAAGGATTTTCTTGATGTTAGTAGGAAGATCATTCGTGTGTCATCAGATGGTTATGCAGTTCTTCGTCCAATCTTTCTGATTTTCTGATGATATGTAATGAAAAATAGTGAGCTTCCTGCTTAAAATTGTTAACCCGTGGCAGGATCTTTCTATGTCCGAATAcatcattttgaaagattatGATCCAAAAACAATGAATGGAATTAGAATCAGtagccttttcttttcctctgtGGTACGTATCTTTGAAGTGCTTCAGAAATTTTTGACGTTTTGAGAGGGAAGGGGAGGATTTGCACATGAACCTGATGCTgtataagaaatataatttataggtaaataaatgaatgaagcGAGTGTCTATTTTCATAGATAAGAACGGTGTATGGTCGGAGTATGGAGAATCCGGTTGGTCATAATTGTGGGGTCTTTCCAAGATCACGAAATATTTCCATTACCTGTTTAAACATTGACAGAAAACTTTCTGTCCGGATGGAATGCTTTCCATTAGGAACAAAAGCTTCCCcaccaaattaaaaaaatttccttCCTTACATGGGCGGAAAACTTTCTATCTGGGTAAAATATTCACTCCCTCTCCGACTGTAAACCTTTCTGTGAACAAATATTTTGTCCTTAGACTAAAGATTTTCTTCAGTGAAAGAGAACTCTATTTGAATTGAATGGATTAcatgttaattaaaaatgtctCCATATTTCATCTCATTCACAGGaaacttctttttataataagagattaatttttcaaacaacaaaaaaacaaaatcctctagattaagttaaaattctCTAGTTTAATTGTTTTGATATACCATTATATTAAATagttgttaaattttaaattaaaagacatTCTAATATCACagatttatgatattttataaatttataattatttttatatatttttattgaattagtGTTATATTATTGTTGCAGTGTATAAtgcaatattaattaattaatgaatgtTAGTATTACGAAGAAAGAGGGGTTAACATGGCATTACCTGAGAGTTAAAGATTTGCacatcaattttaataatgattgtttaatttttaattgaagcAGAGGCTTGAAATACATTAAAAAGttaagtttatatttaaaattattttaaaaataatcgaAAGACGAAAATGAgagaatttatattattattattttattttttttgcatgcagggtattttattattcttcaagattaaagaggaaaaagaaacgtcgtccaaagaaaaaggaaaaataaataaaatgaaatagaggGAATAACAAAATCCACCATTCTTGGAGAAAAAGAAGTCTCTTTCATAATGTGGGCTAACGTGGACAGCAGTTAAATGTCCAGGTGCGAGCACGTGAACCGGCGTCGTATTAGATCACGTATCTTCAGAACTCCACTTTCAAATTTCCCCTTTTTCCATTCTACAGGAAGAGAGTAAGAAAGAAACACGAGGGAGAAAGCGTTGGAGGAACTGCCCTATCACCTTCCATTACGGAGAACAGAACCTGAAAAACCTGTTCTCCTATCTTCCTGGCAGGTTTCTCCTTCGATTTCTACGATTACTCTCTCGAGGGTTTGGTCTTTGATGCATCTGGTTATTGCTTTAGATACAAACTTTCGgcctttttgctttttttttttttttttattgaaccCTTTGATTTTCGGGTCAAGATAAGAGAAGGTTTTGGTATTGctctaatataataaagtagtTTTCTTTGATTGAACCCATTGATTTATTTGTCTTAATCAAAATAAGACAAGAGTTTGGATTATTTGATCCTTGGTCTTTGAATTTTGAACTGGGTTTTATTGGCACACGATCAATGGGAGAATTGAAGAATTGAGAGAGGACTTGGGTTTCTTGACTTCGTGATCATTGGATTTTCTATATCTGTGGAtgtatctttttattattgaagaGAAGAATAGGCTTGTGAACTTGCCCAATTTCTTTCTGGGTGTTCTCAGGTCATCATTGAATCTGAATCTACCGTTTGAACAAGaggtcttttctttttgtatccCTAGAGATAGATGGGATAAGGAGTTCTTCAAACTCCAGGGTGGCTagtatctttttttaatttgtgaCTTCACACAGTTCTTGGTAGTATAGAATTTGGATTACATCTGGGATTATATTGATATGGGTTCTCCGCAAGGTTCTACTTTTTCGGCTAATATGGCAGGTTTAGTTGATGGTTCTCCTTCTCGCAGAGAGgtctcttatattgatactATGCCTGTTTATGTTAAGGAGCTCATTGCTGGGGGAGCTGCTGGAGGAATTGCAAAGACTGCTGTTGCCCCCCTTGAAAGGACTAAAATACTCTTGCAGGTGATGCATCTTCTGCTTTTAGTAAATTTCATGGCTTTTGTGCATAACTATTTTTGTTtgtattatcatttttttggCCAATTGATACAATCGTAGGTAATAATTCATCTTTGCTggaaatatttattctataattaaatgatAGGTATTTGAAAGGTGAAAGGTAGAATTCATTTTCCTTTGGAGCCATTCAGTTATATATGATGTGATTCTCTAAGATTTGGTACTGTTTGAATTGCTTGATTGTAGTCTCTCACGAGTCACAGTGctggtttttgtttttggagAATGCGcttattataataatgatgatagTAGTATTAATCTGAACTTGAGCAACAATTTCACATCTTCTTTAGAGTAGCTTCTTATACGCAATTTGTTGCATGCCAATTGGATTTTGCTATGTGGTTCTTGCTTTTTCATAATTGTCCTTCTTATCTTCCCCATTAGTTTCTGTATCCGTGTAGTTCTTCTAActcttcttaaattttatagacaaGAACTGAAGGTTTTCAATCTCTTGGGGTGTCTCAATCCTTGAAGAAACTATTTAAGCATGAGGGAATTCTTGGCTTTTATAAGTgagttttccttttttccctttttcccATGATACTTGTATAATCTAGTGCTGAAGAACTTATAGTATTCCATTTTTGTGTCTACTCATAGGGGAAATGGAGCTAGTGTTATTCGGATTGTTCCTTATGCAGCCTTACATTTCATGACATATGAGCAGTATCGCAGTTGGATCTTGAATAACTGTCCTGCTCTAGGTTCAGGGCCTGTTATAGATTTATTAGCTGGTTCAGTGGCTGGAGGAACAGCAGTTTTATGCACATATCCCTTAGATTTGGCTCGTACTAAACTTGCGTATCAGGTAATTAGCTTGTAATTTGCGTAGTTTTTGAGGCttctatattgattttatttttcatggtAGTCATTAGAATTCTGGTCTGAAGGCTAGCTAAACTTTGTTGCATGTTGCTGATTGATTCATTGTTATGATATGCATTAATTGGTTTTACTTTATAACATAGTGAGTTATGGATTTTAGTGTGCAGTGAAAAGGAATCTTTGCTGTCATGTCTGTATCTTTTAGCATGGTTATTCTGACTCTAATCCTAAATGTTATCGTGCAACAAGAATTACAGAATCATCAttacctttcttttttattaacttatcaATTATCAAACTGCCTTTGAACTAGTACGGACTTTATTGAACacagagaaaaaaatagtatgAACTTTAGAACTTACCTTCGATTCTTTGGACAAGTTCTCATATTTATCAAGTTTTCCTCAAtgattatcaataattattttgcaccgaatttttcttatactgtGGTTTTGTGGTAGCACTCCTAATATATCTTGTATTTGTAATTTCTGAGGTTGGATTATTAAATATGGACAGTTTACTTGTCATTAAGCTTTTTCTGTTGAAGCAAGTCCAAAAAAATGTGCAGTTCATTAtatgcttttctttcttctttaatttcatTCTTATTGGTTCTATAGGTATTGGACACAACTGGAA is a window encoding:
- the LOC8274545 gene encoding mitochondrial carrier protein CoAc1 isoform X3, producing MGSPQGSTFSANMAGLVDGSPSRREVSYIDTMPVYVKELIAGGAAGGIAKTAVAPLERTKILLQTRTEGFQSLGVSQSLKKLFKHEGILGFYKGNGASVIRIVPYAALHFMTYEQYRSWILNNCPALGSGPVIDLLAGSVAGGTAVLCTYPLDLARTKLAYQVLDTTGNFRSGMKSIGARPAYGGLKDVITNVYREGGVRALYRGVGPTLTGILPYAGLKFYVYEELKRHVPEEQQKSIVMRLSCGALAGLLGQTFTYPLDVVRRQMQVADNLTIRFLIVTLPGFKFVMRFFP
- the LOC8274545 gene encoding mitochondrial carrier protein CoAc1 isoform X2, which translates into the protein MGSPQGSTFSANMAGLVDGSPSRREVSYIDTMPVYVKELIAGGAAGGIAKTAVAPLERTKILLQTRTEGFQSLGVSQSLKKLFKHEGILGFYKGNGASVIRIVPYAALHFMTYEQYRSWILNNCPALGSGPVIDLLAGSVAGGTAVLCTYPLDLARTKLAYQVLDTTGNFRSGMKSIGARPAYGGLKDVITNVYREGGVRALYRGVGPTLTGILPYAGLKFYVYEELKRHVPEEQQKSIVMRLSCGALAGLLGQTFTYPLDVVRRQMQVENLQPSVQGHGRYRNTWDGLSTIVRKQGWRQLFADCSLCGNWLYSI